Genomic segment of Streptomyces longhuiensis:
GTGGATGCGGGTGACGTGCTCGATGACGATGAGGGGTTCACCCCCGACGATGCCCTGCACCTCGAACCGTACGGCGCCCTGGGTGCCGGCCTCGAAGTCGCCCATCGTGCGCGTGCTGACGGTGGTGTCGAGCGGACGGCGGTCCAACGTCTCGCGGATCTCGTCGAGTTCGACCCCGAGCGCCCGCGCCATCAGGCGTATCTGCCCACCCCACACCATCGTCGGGACGGTGTCCCACAGCATGGGCGGGTCGTAGTCCATCGGCTGGCCCATGCCGACCAGGAGCCGTACCGAGTCGGGCTGGTCGTACGTCGAGTAGTCGAAGATCTCCTGGCAGCGGATCGCGTCGACGGTGCTGCCGAGCCCGCTGACGAGGAGCGGCAGGACGTCGTTGCCCCAGCCCGGGTCGACTCCGGAGGCGAACAGGGTCCCGCCGCCTTCCGCGATCGCGGCCACGACCGGATCCCGGAATTCCGGTGGCGCGCTGCGGTGGTCGTAGAGCGGATAGAGGGCGGGCGAGACGACGACCGCGCCGGACCGCAGGGCCCGGGCGATGTCGGCGAGGGCGTCGTCGGGGCGGATGTCGCCGGAGGCGGCGTACACGACGGCCCGGGGCCGGGCGGCCAGCACCGCTTCGATGCCGTCGCTGGCCCGGACGCCCAACTCATGCTCGAGTCCCGCGAGTTCACCCGCGTCGCGGCCGACCTTCGCGGGGTCGTGGACCAGCACGGCGACGAGCTCCAGCGCCGGGTGGGCCTCGACGGCACGGATGGCCGCGCGCCCGACATTTCCGGTACCCCAGACAACGGTCGAAATCATGCGCGGAGGGTAGCGCCGGGGCCCGAACCTTCCTAGAGCCATGACGAGTCCAGGAGATACGGAAGGACGGCCTACGCTCCGGGTGACCGCCCCGGCCGCCCCACTATGCTCAGCAGTTCGGCCCGGGCGAGGTGTTCCCGGGCCTGATTGCTGAGTTGTACGGGGATCACGGAGGAAACGTGCGCAGGACGGTAACCGGTATTGCTCTGGTCGCGGCGACAGCCGCTCTGCTGGCCGGGTGCGGCAGCGGCGGGGGAGACGGCAAGGACGCCGGGGCGAAGCAGGACACGTCGAAGGCGCCCTCGCCCGCCGCCTCGA
This window contains:
- a CDS encoding dihydrodipicolinate reductase; its protein translation is MISTVVWGTGNVGRAAIRAVEAHPALELVAVLVHDPAKVGRDAGELAGLEHELGVRASDGIEAVLAARPRAVVYAASGDIRPDDALADIARALRSGAVVVSPALYPLYDHRSAPPEFRDPVVAAIAEGGGTLFASGVDPGWGNDVLPLLVSGLGSTVDAIRCQEIFDYSTYDQPDSVRLLVGMGQPMDYDPPMLWDTVPTMVWGGQIRLMARALGVELDEIRETLDRRPLDTTVSTRTMGDFEAGTQGAVRFEVQGIVGGEPLIVIEHVTRIHPSCAPDWPTPPDGTGAHRVIVEGRPRIEVTVEAADEGENRSAGGNATAVGRLVNAIDWLVDQAPGLYDALDVPLRPAVGKLGHRGRKH